From Penicillium psychrofluorescens genome assembly, chromosome: 6, one genomic window encodes:
- a CDS encoding uncharacterized protein (ID:PFLUO_008514-T1.cds;~source:funannotate), which translates to MPIIDTGVDLPSLFKKQVLATPNAVALEDEKAAYTYAELDQEVEALAARLRLRGVGRDTLVGVLLPRSAHYVIACLAALRAGGAFLVLELAYPPGLLADVIDDAKPAVVITNLSEANKVKAEYPTIALDDSTPDEDQNTTEPPPLPAENDLDRLAFVSYSSGTTGKPKGIANPQRAPILSYDLRFAVQNLQPGDRVACNVFFIWEMLRPLFRGATVICVPDEVSYDPAALVDLLEAKKVTETLMTPTLLATVLSRYPWIATRLPDLRTLWLNGEVVTTDLARRGIGTLPNTRFLNCYSACETHEIACGDIRDLIDTDSHYCAVGAPLVPTYILNENEEEVEAGTAGELFVGGDLLARGYLNLPETTAKAFIPNRFDTKPDSLIYRTGDLARKLPGGHLEITGRVGAMIKIRGYSVVPAKVESEICKHLAVSHCAVTAHGDGLDCQLCAYVVAEKDASDSRPLVEVDESGHSPSTRRILEPHLAHYMIPSLWVVMKDLPTHEVSGKVDLKSLTPPRTPSPNRTERVTKTDPIGIEDIATIWANVLKTTKSSLKPEDNFFDLGGHSLSLADLAGRLSRHFGFRVPIPRLAQNVTLSGQLDTVRAVRDGHTAAVQADLPAVLLADSTLDDEIKPPSNATLKSIATADTVLLTGVTGFLGAFLLNDLLENTSAKIICMVRFKDPEDDDQAGGVARIRRNLLDLGLWRDSVMERVEVLPGNLSRPHFGLAPEAYDDLAGRVQVIVHAAATVNLVYPYAALRAANVGGTREVLRLASKGGATVQYVSTNGVLPPSGDKGWPESTMLDVEDVPTKLLDGYGQTKWVAEQLVLKAGDLGLPVKIHRCGTISGHSLTGSANAWDLLTALIVESIRLGYAPDVEGWRAEMTPVDFVSKSIVHLATQTQADQTIFHLGDPDPVNIRSVFENLNSLGYPTELLPWEEWVHLWTERRGSAKGGDGSFTVDILRSGMPTVEFLRGIVILDNSLTRPFRSAVERPKVDTLLLETYTRHWFARGWLHRAPTRQEALAPKPTVRGPLSGKIAVVTGASSGIGAAVAAALAKAGCAVALGARRLDALKSVKRQVDVHGVKCVVRSTDVTSKIQTEELVKAASDELGPVDILVSCAGVMYFEMMKNTNFDEWERTVDVNCKGLLNALGTTVPGMLERGRGHVVAISSDAGRKVFPGLGIYSASKFFVEATLQALRLETAGAGLRVTAIQPGNTATPLLNMSTDTEAVKKFGEPSGAKILEPSDVANSIVHALCQPEYVSVNEILVEPRDEPI; encoded by the coding sequence ATGCCCATAATCGATACCGGGGTGGATCTGCCGTCGCTGTTCAAAAAGCAGGTCCTGGCAACTCCCAACGCCGTTGCCTTGGAGGACGAGAAAGCTGCATACACCTATGCGGAGCTCGACCAGGAAGTCGAAGCTCTTGCCGCTCGCCTGCGCCTCCGTGGGGTTGGTCGGGACACGCTGGTTGGAGTGCTCCTGCCTCGTAGCGCGCACTACGTGATTGCGTGCCTGGCTGCTCTTCGAGCCGGAGGTGCattcttggtcttggagctTGCATATCCTCCGGGACTTCTCGCGGATGTCATTGATGATGCAAAGCCCGCCGTCGTGATCACTAACCTTTCTGAGGCCAACAAGGTGAAAGCCGAGTACCCAACCATTGCTCTGGACGATTCGACCCCGGATGAGGATCAGAATACTACAGAACCGCCCCCGTTACCCGCGGAGAATGACTTAGATCGCCTGGCGTTTGTCTCCTACTCCTCTGGCACAACCGGCAAGCCTAAGGGGATCGCCAACCCCCAGAGAGCCCCCATACTTTCATATGACCTACGTTTTGCGGTACAAAATTTGCAGCCCGGAGATCGGGTGGCATGCAATGTATTTTTCATTTGGGAAATGCTGCGTCCGCTGTTCAGAGGAGCCACGGTAATTTGCGTTCCCGATGAAGTAAGCTACGATCCCGCGGCACTGGTCGACCTGCTCGAAGCCAAAAAGGTTACCGAAACTCTCATGACACCTACTTTACTGGCCACCGTTCTCTCACGCTACCCATGGATTGCCACCCGTCTGCCTGATTTACGAACCCTTTGGCTCAATGGCGAGGTTGTGACCACCGATCTCGCCCGTCGAGGAATAGGAACTTTGCCCAACACCCGCTTCCTCAACTGCTACAGTGCCTGCGAGACTCACGAGATCGCATGCGGCGATATCCGTGACCTGATCGACACAGATTCACATTATTGTGCAGTTGGTGCACCTCTCGTTCCGACGTACATTCTCAACgagaatgaagaggaagtgGAAGCGGGTACTGCGGGTGAGCTATTTGTTGGAGGAGACCTATTGGCTCGGGGGTACCTCAACCTCCCAGAAACAACTGCCAAGGCCTTCATTCCGAACAGGTTTGATACCAAGCCTGATAGTTTGATATACAGAACCGGGGATTTGGCACGCAAGCTGCCGGGGGGACATCTGGAAATTACTGGCCGAGTCGGTGCCATGATCAAGATTCGTGGATACTCAGTTGTCCCAGCCAAGGTGGAGAGTGAAATCTGCAAGCACTTAGCTGTCAGCCATTGTGCCGTCACCGCCCACGGCGATGGCCTCGACTGTCAATTGTGCGCTTACGTCGTcgccgagaaggatgccTCTGACTCCCGCCCGCTGGTTGAGGTCGACGAATCCGGACACAGCCCGTCCACTCGTCGCATTCTCGAGCCCCATCTCGCCCATTACATGATTCCATCTCTGTGGGTTGTGATGAAGGATTTGCCCACCCACGAGGTCTCTGGCAAGGTCGATCTCAAAAGTCTTACTCCGCCGCGTACCCCTAGCCCCAACAGGACTGAGCGTGTGACGAAGACGGACCCAATTGGTATTGAAGATATTGCGACCATCTGGGCCAATGTCCTGAAGACTACGAAGTCTAGCTTGAAGCCTGAGGATAATTTCTTCGACCTTGGCGGACATTCGTTGTCGCTGGCAGACCTCGCTGGCCGATTGTCTCGTCATTTCGGTTTCCGTGTTCCAATTCCACGACTCGCACAGAACGTGACACTCTCCGGTCAGCTGGACACTGTGCGTGCGGTCAGAGATGGCCACACTGCCGCGGTACAAGCGGATCTTCCTGCTGTTTTGCTCGCCGATTCCACGCTTGATGACGAGATCAAACCTCCTTCAAATGCCACACTCAAGTCTATCGCCACGGCCGATACCGTGCTGTTGACCGGTGTGACAGGATTCCTAGGTGCTTTCTTACTCAATGACTTGCTGGAAAATACCTCGGCGAAGATCATCTGTATGGTCCGGTTCAAGGatcccgaggatgatgaccAGGCCGGAGGTGTGGCTCGTATTCGCCGCAAccttctcgaccttggccTCTGGCGCGACTCAGTCATGGAGCGTGTCGAGGTCCTTCCCGGCAATCTCTCAAGACCTCACTTCGGTTTGGCGCCTGAAGCATACGATGATCTTGCCGGTCGAGTCCAAGTTATCGTCCATGCTGCAGCCACCGTCAACCTTGTATATCCCTACGCGGCGCTGCGAGCTGCCAACGTTGGCGGAACTCGAGAAGTTCTTCGCCTTGCATCTAAGGGCGGTGCAACCGTCCAATACGTTTCCACGAACGGTGTCTTGCCTCCTTCTGGAGATAAGGGCTGGCCTGAGAGCACCATGCTCGATGTCGAGGACGTCCCCACAAAGCTGCTGGATGGCTACGGTCAAACCAAGTGGGTTGCTGAGCAGCTCGTCCTCAAGGCCGGTGACCTCGGATTGCCCGTGAAGATTCACCGTTGCGGTACCATTAGTGGTCACAGTCTTACCGGCTCAGCCAACGCATGGGATCTGCTGACCGCTTTGATCGTCGAGTCAATCAGACTTGGCTATGCGCCGGATGTCGAAGGCTGGAGGGCGGAGATGACTCCCGTCGACTTTGTGAGCAAGAGTATCGTTCACCTTGCCACGCAGACCCAGGCAGACCAAACAATCTTCCACCTGGGAGACCCCGATCCGGTTAATATTCGATCTGTCTTTGAGAACCTAAACAGTCTTGGTTATCCTACTGAACTACTCCCGTGGGAGGAGTGGGTGCATTTGTGGACTGAGAGACGTGGTTCGGCCAAAGGCGGAGATGGTTCGTTCACCGTCGACATTCTTCGCAGTGGCATGCCAACTGTGGAGTTCTTGCGCGGGATTGTTATTCTTGACAACTCCCTGACTAGACCTTTCCGATCGGCGGTCGAGCGCCCCAAGGTTGATACCCTGCTGCTCGAGACATACACTCGACACTGGTTTGCTCGAGGGTGGCTCCATCGAGCACCTACCCGCCAAGAAGCTCTGGCTCCTAAGCCCACCGTCCGAGGACCCCTCAGTGGAAAGATCGCCGTCGTGACTGGTGCCTCATCGGGCATTGGTgctgccgtcgctgctgcaCTGGCAAAGGCAGGTTGTGCTGTTGCCCTTGGTGCTCGCCGCCTAGATGCTTTAAAATCCGTCAAGCGCCAGGTGGATGTCCATGGTGTCAAGTGCGTCGTGCGATCCACCGATGTCACTAGCAAGATACAGACCGAAGAGCTCGTCAAGGCAGCCAGCGACGAGCTCGGACCTGTAGATATCCTTGTCTCATGCGCAGGCGTCATGTACTTCGAAATGATGAAGAACACCAATTTTGACGAGTGGGAACGCACCGTCGACGTCAACTGCAAGGGTCTCCTTAATGCTCTCGGAACCACTGTGCCCGGCATGCTTGAGCGCGGCCGCGGACACGTCgtggccatctcctccgacgCCGGACGCAAAGTTTTTCCTGGTCTTGGTATCTACTCAGCCAGCAAGTTCTTCGTCGAGGCGACGCTTCAAGCACTGCGTCTCGAAACGGCCGGTGCCGGCTTGCGAGTGACTGCCATCCAACCCGGTAATACGGCCACTCCATTGTTGAATATGTCGACGGATACGGAGGCTGTCAAAAAATTCGGCGAGCCTTCCGGTGCCAAGATCCTTGAGCCTTCTGATGTGGCGAACTCGATTGTTCATGCTCTTTGCCAGCCGGAGTATGTCTCCGTGAATGAGATTCTGGTCGAGCCTCGCGATGAGCCTATCTAA